The DNA sequence AGAATCTCGATCACGCCTATGAGGCCACGCACCAGCGCGTGCCGGAACCGGATCGGTCCACCGTCGTCGCGAACGACCCTCAACCCGCACGCCAGCTTCCCGAGCGAGCGCCCATGACTGAGCGTCTCGACCGCGATCGGCCCGCCGACCAGCAGCAGAACGAACATCGCGATCGACAACGCGGTCTGCGCCGCCTCGTCCAGGGAAGCGGTGGCAGCCACAACGCCAATGGTCACGACGATGTAGGCGATCACAGCCACGGCCAGATCAAGCAGCACGGCCAAGGCCCTGCTGGGCAGCTTCGCGGGGCGCAACTCCAGCGCCACCGCCTCGCCCGTCACCAGCTCACTCACGCCGACCGTCCTTCCCCTGACCTGCCCCTGAAATGGCCAGTCTGCCAAGCTGAGGGCGCATCGCGCCGCAGTACGACAAGCTGACACCTACGACGAGTCGCCGACGAACAGCCGAGGAGCAGAAAACCAGATGGACCTCGACGTCTTCGTCACCGCCCACCGAGCCGAGTGGGACCGCCTCGACGCCCTCCTCGGGCGCCAGCGCCGCCTCACCGGCGCGGAGGCCGACGAACTCGTCGCCCTCTACCAGCGCACCGCCACCCATCTGTCCCTGATCCAGTCCAGCGCGCCCGACCCACAGTTGACCGGCCGGCTCAGCCAGCTCGTGGCCCGCGCGCGTAGTGCAGTGACAGGCACGCGACGCGCCTCCTGGCGCGATGTCACCCGCTTCCTCGCGTACGGATTCCCGGCCGCCGTATACCGGGCGCGCCACTGGTGGGTACCCACGGCACTCCTGTCCACCCTGGTCGCGGCCCTCCTGGGCTGGTGGATCGGCACCCATCCCGAAGTACAGGCCACCATCGCGGCCCCCAGCGAACTACGCGAGCTCACCCGCCCCGGCGGGCAGTACGAGACGTACTACTCCAGCCACCCCGCGGCTTCCTTCGCAGCCCAGGTCTGGACGAACAACGCCTGGGCCGCCGCCCTATGCCTGATCCTCGGCGTCTTCCTCGGCCTCCCAGTGCTCTGGATCCTCTTCCAGAACATGCTCAACCTCGGTGTCGGCTTCGGCCTGATGTCCTCAGCAGGTCGCCTCGACACCTTCCTCGGCCTCGTCCTACCGCACGGCCTCCTCGAACTGACCGCGGTCTTCGTCGCCGCCGGCACCGGCCTACGACTCGGCTGGACCCTCATCGACCCGGGCCCCCGCACCCGACGCTCGGCCCTCGCCGAGGAAGGCCGAGCCGCAATAGGCATGGCAATAGGCCTCGCCCTGGTCCTCTTCATCTCCGGCGCCATCGAAGGCTTCGTGACCCCATCCGGCCTACCGACTTGGGCGCGCATCAGCATCGGCGTCGCCGCTGAACTGGCCTTCCTCGCATACGTCTATGTCCTCGGCGGTCGTGCCGCCCGAGCGGGGGAGACGGGCGACGTCGAGGCTGCCGAGCGCAGCGCCGCCGTTCCCACCGCAGCCTGATGTGCGGGCACGCCCCCTGAGCTGCTAGTGTCCTCTTCGCCCCACAAGAGCCGTTGACACGGAACGAGTAGGGAGGTAGATTAGAACAGTTGCCTGGAAATGGATGAGAGTCCAGCCGGGCAGAGTGACTATCTATCTGCTTCGGTGGAACATCGATTCCCGAGAAGCCCCTCCCGATGATTCGGAAAAGAGTGGCTGGTCAATCCGGCCCGGAACTTCTGATAAAGTCGGAGTCGCCGGAAAGGGAAACGCGAGAGCGGAAACCTGGAAAGCACCGAGGAAATCGGATCGAGAAAAGGTCTGATAGAGTCGGAAACGCAAGACCGAAGGGAAGCGCCCGGAGGAAAGCCCGAGAGGGTGAGTACAAAGGAAGCGTCCGTTCCTTGAGAACTCAACAGCGTGCCAAAAATCAACGCCAGATATGTTGATACCCCGTCTGCCGGAAACATCAGTTCCCGGTGGCGAGGTTCCTTTGAAATAAACACAGCGAGGACGCTGTGAACGGCCGGGCTTATTCCGCCTGGCTGTTCCGCTCTCGTGATGTGTCGTCCCGATTACGGGAAAACATTCACGGAGAGTTTGATCCTGGCTCAGGACGAACGCTGGCGGCGTGCTTAACACATGCAAGTCGAACGATGAACCACTTCGGTGGGGATTAGTGGCGAACGGGTGAGTAACACGTGGGCAATCTGCCCTTCACTCTGGGACAAGCCCTGGAAACGGGGTCTAATACCGGATACCACCTTCACTGGCATCTGTGAAGGTTGAAAGCTCCGGCGGTGAAGGATGAGCCCGCGGCCTATCAGCTTGTTGGTGAGGTAATGGCTCACCAAGGCGACGACGGGTAGCCGGCCTGAGAGGGCGACCGGCCACACTGGGACTGAGACACGGCCCAGACTCCTACGGGAGGCAGCAGTGGGGAATATTGCACAATGGGCGAAAGCCTGATGCAGCGACGCCGCGTGAGGGATGACGGCCTTCGGGTTGTAAACCTCTTTCAGCAGGGAAGAAGCGAAAGTGACGGTACCTGCAGAAGAAGCGCCGGCTAACTACGTGCCAGCAGCCGCGGTAATACGTAGGGCGCAAGCGTTGTCCGGAATTATTGGGCGTAAAGAGCTCGTAGGCGGCTTGTCACGTCGGGTGTGAAAGCC is a window from the Streptomyces sp. NBC_00299 genome containing:
- a CDS encoding stage II sporulation protein M; this encodes MDLDVFVTAHRAEWDRLDALLGRQRRLTGAEADELVALYQRTATHLSLIQSSAPDPQLTGRLSQLVARARSAVTGTRRASWRDVTRFLAYGFPAAVYRARHWWVPTALLSTLVAALLGWWIGTHPEVQATIAAPSELRELTRPGGQYETYYSSHPAASFAAQVWTNNAWAAALCLILGVFLGLPVLWILFQNMLNLGVGFGLMSSAGRLDTFLGLVLPHGLLELTAVFVAAGTGLRLGWTLIDPGPRTRRSALAEEGRAAIGMAIGLALVLFISGAIEGFVTPSGLPTWARISIGVAAELAFLAYVYVLGGRAARAGETGDVEAAERSAAVPTAA